The Mastomys coucha isolate ucsf_1 unplaced genomic scaffold, UCSF_Mcou_1 pScaffold4, whole genome shotgun sequence genome has a segment encoding these proteins:
- the Tpgs1 gene encoding tubulin polyglutamylase complex subunit 1, translating to MAALPVPLPPAKMAAVEKRRPAVAPAANFPDSGRTSVSQAVVAAESEEDFLRQIGVTEMLRAALLKVLETRPEEPIAFLAHYFENMGLRSPANGGAGEPPGQLLLQQQRLGRALWHLRLAHHSQRTAFNNNVSVAYECLSASGRKKKPGLDGRTYSELLKRVCRDGGAPEEVVAPLLRKIQCRDHEAVPLGIFRTGMLSCFVLLEFVARAGALFQLLEDPGLAVADRRVGQAVLDTLEGALSAGDMTTAPTHYLEAGSRLGPDSLARALDRAASGRRPSAPMAREEFLEKAAALFIAKVKPVG from the exons ATGGCGGCGCTTCCGGTCCCGTTGCCCCCAGCAAAGATGGCGGCAGTGGAGAAACGGCGGCCAGCTGTAGCACCAGCGGCCAATTTCCCGGACAGTGGCCGGACGTCGGTGTctcaggcggtggtggcggctGAGAGCGAGGAGGACTTCCTACGGCAGATTGGCGTGACGGAGATGCTGCGCGCAGCCCTCCTAAAGGTGCTGGAGACCAGGCCCGAGGAGCCCATCGCCTTCTTGGCGCACTACTTCGAGAACATGGGTCTGCGCTCGCCGGCCAACGGAGGCGCCGGGGAGCCCCCGGGCCAGCTCCTCCTGCAGCAACAGCGCCTGGGCCGCGCGCTGTGGCACCTTCGCCTGGCTCACCACTCGCAGAG GACCGCCTTCAACAACAATGTGAGTGTGGCCTACGAGTGCCTGAGTGCCAGCGGCCGCAAGAAAAAACCAGGGCTGGACGGGCGCACATACAGCGAGCTGCTGAAGCGAGTTTGCAGGGACGGCGGGGCGCCTGAGGAGGTGGTGGCACCGCTGCTTCGCAAGATCCAGTGCCGGGACCATGAGGCTGTGCCTCTGGGCATCTTCCGAACCGGCATGCTCTCCTGCTTCGTGCTGCTGGAATTCGTGGCACGCGCCGGCGCTCTCTTCCAGCTGCTGGAGGACCCTGGCCTAGCGGTGGCCGATCGGCGTGTGGGCCAGGCTGTGCTGGACACGCTGGAGGGCGCGCTGAGCGCAGGAGACATGACAACGGCGCCCACACACTACCTGGAGGCCGGTTCCCGCCTGGGCCCGGACAGCCTGGCACGTGCCCTGGACAGGGCAGCAAGCGGGCGGCGACCCAGTGCGCCCATGGCCCGCGAGGAGTTCCTGGAGAAGGCTGCAGCCCTCTTCATCGCCAAGGTCAAGCCAGTGGGCTAA
- the Madcam1 gene encoding mucosal addressin cell adhesion molecule 1 isoform X1 produces the protein MESMLALLLALASVPFQLSRGQSLQVNPPEPEVAVAMGTSLRITCSMSCDKGVARVHWRGLDTSLGSVQTLPGSSILSVRGMLSDTGTPVCVGSCGSRSFQHSVKILVYAFPDQLVVSPEFLVPGQDQIVSCTAHNIWPADPNSVSFALLLGEQRLEGAQALEPEQEEETQEADGTPLFRMTQRWLLPSLGTPAPPALHCQVTMQLPKLVLTHRREIPVLQSQTSPEPRISTSVEPYLLTSPSTAEAVSTGLNTMALPSTPPYPKLSPRTPSSQGPCRPKIHQDLKAGWELLCEASCGPGVTVRWTSAPGDLAAYHTEEAGARAWLHVLPPGPIPEGWFQCRLDPGGQMTSLYVPGQVIPNPSSIVALWIGSLVLGLLALAFLAYRLRKCYRSGPRPDTSSCTLL, from the exons atgGAGTCCATGTTGGCCCTCCTGCTGGCCCTGGCTTCAGTACCTTTCCAGCTCAGCAGAG GCCAGTCCCTCCAGGTGAATCCCCCTGAGCCTGAGGTAGCTGTGGCCATGGGCACATCCCTCCGGATCACCTGCAGCATGTCCTGTGACAAGGGTGTGGCCCGGGTGCATTGGCGTGGCCTGGACACCAGCTTGGGCAGTGTGCAGACCCTCCCAGGCAGTAGTATCCTCTCTGTACGAGGCATGCTGTCAGACACAGGCACTCCTGTGTGCGTGGGCTCCTGCGGGAGTCGAAGCTTCCAGCATTCCGTGAAGATCCTCGTGTATG CCTTCCCAGACCAACTGGTGGTGTCTCCGGAGTTCCTTGTACCTGGACAGGACCAGATAGTGTCCTGCACGGCCCACAACATCTGGCCTGCAGACCCAAACAGTGTCTCCTTTGCCCTGCTACTGggagagcagagactggagggtgCCCAGGCCCTGGAAccagagcaagaggaggagaCCCAAGAGGCTGATGGCACACCACTGTTCCGAATGACACAACGCTGGTTGTTACCCTCCCTGGGGACCCCCGCCCCTCCTGCCCTTCACTGCCAGGTCACCATGCAGCTGCCCAAACTGGTGCTGACCCATAGAAGGGAGATTCCAG TACTGCAGAGCCAAACCTCACCTGAGCCCCGCATCAGCACCTCTGTTGAGCCCTACCTCCTGACCTCACCAAGCACTGCTGAGGCAGTCTCCACTGGGCTCAACACCATGGCCCTGCCTTCTACCCCACCATACCCCAAGCTTAGCCCTAGGACTCCCAGCTCCCAGGGACCCTGCCGCCCTAAAATCCACCAGGACCTGAAAGCAGGCTGGGAGCTGCTCTGTGAAGCATCCTGTGGGCCCGGAGTGACTGTGCGCTGGACCTCTGCTCCTGGTGACCTGGCAGCCTACCACACGGAGGAGGCCGGGGCCCGGGCATGGCTACATGTGCTGCCCCCGGGTCCCATTCCAGAGGGCTGGTTCCAGTGCCGCCTGGACCCTGGTGGGCAGATGACCAGTCTGTATGTTCCTGGCCAGGTGATCCCAAATCCCT CCTCCATTGTCGCCCTATGGATTGGCAGCTTGGTGCTGGGGCTGCTTGCACTGGCCTTCCTCGCCTACCGCCTGCGGAAATGCTACCGCTCAGGTCCTCGCCCGGACACCAGCTCATGCACACTCCTATAA
- the Cdc34 gene encoding ubiquitin-conjugating enzyme E2 R1 isoform X2 encodes MARPLVPSSQKALLLELKGLQEEPVEGFRVTLVDEGDLYNWEVAIFGPPNTYYEGGYFKARLKFPIDYPYSPPAFRFLTKMWHPNIYETGDVCISILHPPVDDPQSGELPSERWNPTQNVRTILLSVISLLNEPNTFSPANVDASVMYRKWKESKGKDREYTDIIRRSWGPRWTQSAMA; translated from the exons atGGCCCGGCCGCTGGTGCCCAGCTCGCAGAAGGCGCTGCTGCTGGAGCTGAAGGGGCTGCAGGAGGAGCCGGTGGAGGGCTTCCGGGTGACGCTGGTGGACGAGGGCGACCTGTACAACTGGGAAGTGGCCATCTTCGGGCCCCCCAATACCTACTATGAGGGCGGCTACTTCAAG GCTCGCCTCAAGTTCCCCATCGACTACCCGTATTCCCCACCAGCCTTCCGGTTCCTCACCAAGATGTGGCACCCAAACATCTATGAG ACAGGGGACGTGTGTATCTCCATCCTCCACCCCCCAGTTGATGACCCACAGAGTGGGGAGCTGCCCTCAGAGCGGTGGAACCCCACGCAGAATGTCAG AACCATCCTCCTGAGTGTGATCTCCCTGCTGAATGAGCCCAACACCTTCTCGCCTGCCAACGTGGACGCCTCGGTGATGTACAGAAAGTGGAAGGAGAGCAAGGGGAAGGACCGCGAGTACACGGACATCATCCG CAGGTCCTGGGGACCAAGGTGGACGCAGAGCGCGATGGCGTGA
- the Cdc34 gene encoding ubiquitin-conjugating enzyme E2 R1 isoform X1, translated as MARPLVPSSQKALLLELKGLQEEPVEGFRVTLVDEGDLYNWEVAIFGPPNTYYEGGYFKARLKFPIDYPYSPPAFRFLTKMWHPNIYETGDVCISILHPPVDDPQSGELPSERWNPTQNVRTILLSVISLLNEPNTFSPANVDASVMYRKWKESKGKDREYTDIIRKQVLGTKVDAERDGVKVPTTLAEYCVKTKAPAPDEGSDLFYDDYYEDGEVEEADSCFGDEEDDSGTEES; from the exons atGGCCCGGCCGCTGGTGCCCAGCTCGCAGAAGGCGCTGCTGCTGGAGCTGAAGGGGCTGCAGGAGGAGCCGGTGGAGGGCTTCCGGGTGACGCTGGTGGACGAGGGCGACCTGTACAACTGGGAAGTGGCCATCTTCGGGCCCCCCAATACCTACTATGAGGGCGGCTACTTCAAG GCTCGCCTCAAGTTCCCCATCGACTACCCGTATTCCCCACCAGCCTTCCGGTTCCTCACCAAGATGTGGCACCCAAACATCTATGAG ACAGGGGACGTGTGTATCTCCATCCTCCACCCCCCAGTTGATGACCCACAGAGTGGGGAGCTGCCCTCAGAGCGGTGGAACCCCACGCAGAATGTCAG AACCATCCTCCTGAGTGTGATCTCCCTGCTGAATGAGCCCAACACCTTCTCGCCTGCCAACGTGGACGCCTCGGTGATGTACAGAAAGTGGAAGGAGAGCAAGGGGAAGGACCGCGAGTACACGGACATCATCCG GAAGCAGGTCCTGGGGACCAAGGTGGACGCAGAGCGCGATGGCGTGAAGGTGCCCACTACGCTGGCCGAGTACTGCGTGAAGACCAAGGCGCCGGCGCCCGACGAGGGCTCTGACCTCTTCTACGACGACTACTATGAGGACGGCGAAGTGGAGGAGGCCGACAGCTGCTTTGGGGATGAAGAGGATGACTCTGGCACCGAAGAGTCCTGA
- the Madcam1 gene encoding mucosal addressin cell adhesion molecule 1 isoform X2: MESMLALLLALASVPFQLSRGQSLQVNPPEPEVAVAMGTSLRITCSMSCDKGVARVHWRGLDTSLGSVQTLPGSSILSVRGMLSDTGTPVCVGSCGSRSFQHSVKILVYAFPDQLVVSPEFLVPGQDQIVSCTAHNIWPADPNSVSFALLLGEQRLEGAQALEPEQEEETQEADGTPLFRMTQRWLLPSLGTPAPPALHCQVTMQLPKLVLTHRREIPASIVALWIGSLVLGLLALAFLAYRLRKCYRSGPRPDTSSCTLL; the protein is encoded by the exons atgGAGTCCATGTTGGCCCTCCTGCTGGCCCTGGCTTCAGTACCTTTCCAGCTCAGCAGAG GCCAGTCCCTCCAGGTGAATCCCCCTGAGCCTGAGGTAGCTGTGGCCATGGGCACATCCCTCCGGATCACCTGCAGCATGTCCTGTGACAAGGGTGTGGCCCGGGTGCATTGGCGTGGCCTGGACACCAGCTTGGGCAGTGTGCAGACCCTCCCAGGCAGTAGTATCCTCTCTGTACGAGGCATGCTGTCAGACACAGGCACTCCTGTGTGCGTGGGCTCCTGCGGGAGTCGAAGCTTCCAGCATTCCGTGAAGATCCTCGTGTATG CCTTCCCAGACCAACTGGTGGTGTCTCCGGAGTTCCTTGTACCTGGACAGGACCAGATAGTGTCCTGCACGGCCCACAACATCTGGCCTGCAGACCCAAACAGTGTCTCCTTTGCCCTGCTACTGggagagcagagactggagggtgCCCAGGCCCTGGAAccagagcaagaggaggagaCCCAAGAGGCTGATGGCACACCACTGTTCCGAATGACACAACGCTGGTTGTTACCCTCCCTGGGGACCCCCGCCCCTCCTGCCCTTCACTGCCAGGTCACCATGCAGCTGCCCAAACTGGTGCTGACCCATAGAAGGGAGATTCCAG CCTCCATTGTCGCCCTATGGATTGGCAGCTTGGTGCTGGGGCTGCTTGCACTGGCCTTCCTCGCCTACCGCCTGCGGAAATGCTACCGCTCAGGTCCTCGCCCGGACACCAGCTCATGCACACTCCTATAA